The following coding sequences lie in one Myxococcus xanthus genomic window:
- a CDS encoding 16S rRNA (uracil(1498)-N(3))-methyltransferase, protein MNLLLLLDEDFLPDGTARLTGRRAQHAREVLRAEPGESLRVGHLGGLTGTGEVLENSAGVLHLRVALTEPPPPRAGVDLLLAIPRPKALKKVLPAVASLGVDRIVLVNAARVEKSYFDSKVLDPAFVHELLIQGLEQARDTRIPEVLVRERFRPFVEDELDSFFGPRTLRLLPHPPARQPLRALGVGLAQRVVLAIGPDGGWVPFEADLLEAHGFHPFSLGPRILRVETAVPVLLGQVALLREDIAAPPATTLT, encoded by the coding sequence GTGAATCTGCTGCTCCTCCTGGACGAAGACTTCCTGCCCGACGGCACCGCGCGCCTCACCGGACGGCGGGCCCAGCACGCCCGCGAGGTGCTGCGCGCCGAGCCCGGCGAGTCCCTCCGCGTGGGACACCTGGGAGGCCTCACCGGCACCGGCGAGGTGCTGGAGAACAGCGCGGGCGTGCTGCACCTGCGCGTCGCCCTCACCGAGCCTCCGCCCCCGCGCGCGGGCGTCGACCTGCTGCTGGCCATCCCCCGCCCCAAGGCGCTGAAGAAGGTGCTGCCCGCCGTGGCCTCGCTGGGCGTGGACCGCATCGTCCTGGTCAACGCGGCGCGCGTGGAGAAGAGCTACTTCGACTCCAAGGTGCTGGACCCCGCCTTCGTCCACGAGTTGCTCATCCAGGGACTGGAGCAGGCCCGGGACACGCGCATCCCAGAGGTTCTGGTCCGCGAGCGCTTCCGCCCCTTCGTCGAAGACGAGCTCGACTCCTTCTTCGGCCCCCGGACGCTCCGCCTGCTCCCCCACCCTCCCGCGAGGCAGCCGCTCCGAGCGCTGGGCGTGGGTCTGGCCCAGCGCGTCGTACTGGCCATTGGACCGGACGGCGGCTGGGTGCCCTTCGAGGCCGACCTCCTGGAAGCCCATGGTTTCCACCCGTTTTCGTTGGGGCCCCGCATTCTCCGCGTGGAGACGGCCGTGCCCGTCCTCCTGGGGCAGGTGGCGCTTCTCCGGGAGGACATTGCGGCACCGCCCGCGACAACTCTGACTTGA
- a CDS encoding BolA family protein, producing MLDAEFIRARILEALPGSEVEVRDYTGTGDHYEARVVSPDFAGKAMVQQHQLVYAPLQQWLKSGELHALALKTYSPEQWKKLGTR from the coding sequence ATGCTCGACGCCGAATTCATCCGGGCCCGCATCCTGGAGGCCCTGCCGGGCTCCGAGGTGGAGGTACGGGATTACACTGGGACGGGAGACCACTACGAGGCCCGGGTGGTGAGCCCTGACTTCGCTGGGAAAGCGATGGTGCAGCAGCACCAGCTCGTGTACGCGCCTCTCCAGCAGTGGCTGAAGAGCGGCGAGCTCCATGCGCTCGCGCTAAAGACCTATTCACCCGAGCAGTGGAAGAAGCTCGGGACTCGCTAG
- a CDS encoding tRNA-uridine aminocarboxypropyltransferase, translating into MAVRNLCLRCRRPESACYCAQLPPRLETRTRVVFLQHPRESRVAIGTARMAHLSLSNSELHEGVDFTGHRRIEELAAQRDSVAVLFPGEDAITVEEARLNPPKTLIVVDGTWPQAKKVVSRNPVLAGLPRIGFVPRRPSNYRIRAEPADHCVSTIEAVVEMLGILEGDAARFDTMLRAFEYMVDTQLERQSARTSPNRRRIYFGPWRPPLELRALAERFEKLVVFYGEANAHPAGDEEIPTELVHAVACRPATGERFEAIIAPEQPLAYSTPLHVELSEDILRAGEPRAEAMKRFEAFLRPDDELAVWTTFALELLWAGGITRRPASSVRLATARALKGKAGGVEQAMTLLQGPEVPQWAPGRAGRRIRALESVVRELVARGNATEPPQKLPRTGS; encoded by the coding sequence GTGGCCGTGCGTAACCTCTGCCTGCGTTGCCGCCGTCCCGAGAGCGCGTGTTATTGCGCGCAACTGCCGCCCCGGTTGGAGACTCGCACGCGCGTCGTGTTCCTCCAGCACCCGCGCGAGAGCCGCGTGGCCATTGGCACCGCGCGCATGGCCCACCTGTCGCTGAGCAACTCCGAGCTGCATGAGGGCGTGGACTTCACCGGCCACCGGCGAATCGAGGAGCTGGCCGCGCAGCGGGACTCGGTCGCGGTGCTCTTCCCGGGCGAGGACGCCATCACGGTGGAGGAGGCGAGGCTGAATCCTCCCAAGACGCTCATCGTCGTGGACGGCACCTGGCCGCAGGCGAAGAAGGTCGTGTCGCGCAACCCGGTGCTGGCCGGGCTGCCGCGCATCGGCTTCGTGCCACGCCGGCCCAGCAACTACCGCATTCGCGCGGAGCCCGCGGACCACTGCGTGTCCACCATCGAGGCGGTGGTGGAGATGCTGGGCATCCTGGAGGGGGACGCGGCGCGCTTCGACACGATGCTGCGGGCCTTCGAGTACATGGTGGATACGCAGTTGGAACGGCAGTCGGCGCGCACCTCGCCCAACCGGCGCCGCATCTACTTCGGGCCGTGGCGTCCACCGCTGGAGCTGCGCGCGCTGGCGGAGCGCTTCGAGAAGCTCGTCGTCTTCTACGGCGAGGCGAATGCGCACCCCGCGGGCGACGAGGAGATTCCCACCGAGCTGGTGCACGCGGTGGCGTGCCGTCCGGCCACGGGCGAGCGCTTCGAGGCCATCATCGCGCCGGAGCAGCCCCTGGCCTACAGCACGCCGCTGCATGTGGAGTTGTCGGAGGACATCCTCCGCGCGGGCGAGCCCCGGGCCGAGGCGATGAAGCGCTTCGAGGCCTTCCTCCGTCCCGATGACGAGCTGGCGGTGTGGACCACGTTCGCGTTGGAGCTGCTGTGGGCGGGCGGCATCACCCGGCGTCCGGCGAGCAGCGTGCGCCTGGCCACCGCGCGCGCGCTGAAGGGCAAGGCGGGCGGCGTGGAGCAGGCGATGACGCTGCTGCAGGGGCCGGAGGTGCCGCAGTGGGCTCCGGGCCGCGCGGGCCGGCGCATCCGCGCGCTGGAGTCCGTGGTGCGCGAGCTGGTGGCTCGAGGTAACGCCACCGAGCCGCCTCAGAAGCTGCCTCGCACGGGTAGCTGA
- a CDS encoding aminopeptidase P family protein, translated as MATTRSSAAAQPALGEQQPIVTSEEQAPAAAPAKPATHDTVPPPALLDFMMKSWKPRSKKLPPKIKQADAFKARRRALSKLFPGETLIIPTGHEKVRANDTNFRFRPGSDFYYLTGNLEPDCVLVLQPKEKGGHTDVLFVEPNPGRTDATFFTDRVKGELWEGPRLGVKESHARYGVDQARGLNELPDFLSGLSGAASRPTRLLRGLSPKVDGAVPEPGEKDKDKGLAQALSEMRLLKDAQELRELQTSIDSTQRGFEDVIRGLKTAKTERYVEGIFNLRARVEGNDVGYRTIAASGAHACILHWHHNDGPLVPGDLLLLDAGVEGQTLYTADITRTLPISGKFSKEQREIYELVLEAQDAAFAEVKPGNDFMEPNRAAMRVLADGLEHLGILEDAEEALKDEHQFYKRYSLHNVSHMLGLDVHDCAQARQETYKYGKLQAGMVLTVEPGLYFQMDDLTVPKRYRGIGVRIEDDVVVTARGCKVLSADIPRKAKDVEAWMKSLWAADKAARKGKKK; from the coding sequence ATGGCCACGACCCGTTCTTCCGCCGCCGCTCAGCCCGCCCTGGGCGAGCAACAGCCGATTGTCACCTCCGAGGAGCAGGCTCCCGCGGCAGCGCCCGCGAAGCCCGCCACGCACGACACGGTGCCGCCGCCGGCCCTGCTCGACTTCATGATGAAGTCGTGGAAGCCGCGCTCGAAGAAGCTGCCCCCGAAAATCAAGCAGGCGGACGCCTTCAAGGCCCGCCGCCGCGCGCTCTCCAAGCTGTTCCCCGGTGAGACGCTCATCATCCCCACCGGCCACGAGAAGGTGCGCGCCAACGACACCAACTTCCGTTTCCGGCCGGGCAGCGACTTCTACTACCTCACCGGCAACCTGGAGCCGGACTGCGTCCTCGTCCTCCAGCCCAAGGAGAAGGGCGGCCACACCGACGTGCTCTTCGTGGAGCCCAACCCGGGCCGCACCGACGCCACGTTCTTCACCGACCGCGTGAAGGGTGAGCTGTGGGAAGGCCCACGCCTGGGCGTGAAGGAGAGCCATGCCCGCTACGGCGTGGACCAGGCCCGGGGCCTCAACGAGCTGCCGGACTTCCTCTCCGGCCTCAGCGGCGCGGCGAGCCGCCCTACGCGCTTGCTGCGCGGCCTGTCGCCCAAGGTGGACGGCGCCGTGCCGGAGCCGGGTGAGAAGGACAAGGACAAGGGGCTGGCCCAGGCGCTGTCGGAGATGCGGCTGCTCAAGGACGCGCAGGAGCTGCGCGAGCTCCAGACGTCCATCGACTCCACGCAGCGCGGCTTCGAGGACGTCATCCGCGGCCTGAAGACGGCGAAGACGGAGCGCTACGTGGAGGGCATCTTCAACCTCCGAGCCCGCGTGGAAGGCAACGACGTGGGCTACCGCACCATCGCCGCCTCCGGCGCCCATGCGTGCATCCTGCACTGGCACCACAATGACGGGCCGCTCGTCCCTGGCGACCTGCTGCTGCTGGACGCGGGCGTGGAGGGCCAGACGCTCTACACCGCGGACATCACCCGCACCCTGCCCATCTCCGGGAAGTTCTCCAAGGAGCAGCGCGAAATCTACGAACTGGTGCTGGAGGCCCAGGACGCGGCCTTCGCCGAGGTGAAGCCGGGCAACGACTTCATGGAGCCCAACCGCGCGGCCATGCGCGTGCTGGCGGATGGCCTGGAGCACCTGGGCATCCTCGAGGACGCCGAGGAGGCGCTCAAGGACGAGCACCAGTTCTACAAGCGCTACTCGCTCCACAACGTCAGCCACATGCTGGGCCTGGACGTGCACGACTGCGCCCAGGCGCGGCAGGAGACCTACAAGTACGGGAAGCTCCAGGCCGGCATGGTGCTGACGGTGGAGCCCGGTCTCTACTTCCAGATGGACGACCTCACCGTGCCCAAGCGCTACCGCGGCATCGGCGTGCGCATCGAGGACGACGTCGTCGTCACCGCGCGCGGCTGCAAGGTCCTCTCCGCCGACATCCCCCGCAAGGCGAAGGATGTGGAAGCGTGGATGAAGTCCCTCTGGGCGGCGGACAAGGCCGCCCGGAAGGGCAAGAAGAAGTAG
- a CDS encoding YqgE/AlgH family protein has translation MKNLAPGLLLAMPQLGDPNFYRSVVLMLEHSETGSMGLVINRGAPLTLGELARGQSLGIAAGRKEHSVYLGGPVEPQRGFVLHDDTEQREKHSVLPGLFLSVTLDALGPLLTNPNPRLRFCLGYAGWGPRQLESEIAAGSWLFTEASAEAVLGQEPSKLWDTTLRGMGVDPAMLVMGRGMN, from the coding sequence GTGAAGAACCTCGCTCCCGGCTTGCTGCTGGCCATGCCCCAGCTCGGCGACCCGAATTTCTACCGCTCGGTCGTCTTGATGCTGGAGCACTCGGAGACGGGCTCCATGGGGCTCGTCATCAACCGGGGAGCGCCCCTGACGCTCGGTGAGCTGGCGCGCGGGCAGAGCCTGGGCATCGCCGCCGGGCGGAAGGAACATTCCGTCTACCTGGGCGGCCCGGTGGAGCCCCAGCGGGGCTTCGTCCTCCACGACGACACGGAGCAGCGGGAGAAGCATTCGGTGCTGCCCGGCCTGTTCCTGAGCGTGACGCTGGACGCGTTGGGCCCGCTGCTGACCAACCCGAACCCGCGCCTGCGCTTCTGCCTGGGGTATGCGGGCTGGGGGCCGCGCCAGTTGGAGAGCGAGATTGCCGCCGGCTCCTGGCTCTTCACCGAGGCCTCCGCGGAGGCGGTGCTCGGGCAGGAGCCGTCGAAGCTGTGGGACACGACGCTGCGAGGCATGGGGGTGGACCCCGCCATGCTGGTGATGGGAAGGGGAATGAACTGA
- a CDS encoding peptide ABC transporter substrate-binding protein — protein MVAPRARLRWWWYLLAVWAASCGPCGFQPEPGVKVVVPAMPTTLDWSHSDPDSWANYPVMLATQRGLTQLGPDHAVEPGLAERWERVTDGQGRDVYTFHLRRDVRWSNGAPLVARDFVVGWRRALQGRERGEMADLEGASEALALQEQGAPEAEVRAALERVGVEAVDAHTLRVTLARPRSYFLARVANVYLFYPAPSADLEGKSDEEVRDYFDRPRDGRPLALGPYRVERWDRAGERVRLVHNPASAFPAPMAEGETPVPVITLMKSEIGPALYERERVDFVFVDSAAALRIHRPDDLRREPLLSTYFLAFNTEKAPLDRPEVRRALSRALDREALLAGLLPAARPSHVLLPPELPGAATTEQAARLPHDAPEQARAELAGVAGLERPLRLVYRSGDGFVPEVAIAERVAAQFARVGVRVVLEARSDFSAEISRRSARGPRTYDLYLRRLGADYAHPNTFFTLFEREGNHQTGWETQSGGEPMARFERLLEAGDGAPDEASAHASYVQAQEVLVGEQAVIAPLYHPDRYYRARERLRGLDVDPFNFLALRALRLGPTLDASRAGESP, from the coding sequence TTGGTGGCTCCGCGCGCTCGACTCCGGTGGTGGTGGTACCTGCTGGCCGTGTGGGCCGCGTCGTGTGGACCGTGCGGCTTCCAGCCGGAGCCCGGCGTGAAGGTGGTGGTGCCGGCCATGCCCACCACGCTGGATTGGAGTCACTCGGACCCGGACAGTTGGGCGAACTACCCGGTGATGCTGGCCACCCAGCGCGGGCTCACGCAGCTGGGGCCGGACCATGCCGTGGAGCCGGGGCTGGCCGAGCGGTGGGAGCGCGTCACGGATGGGCAGGGGCGGGATGTCTATACGTTCCACCTGCGGCGGGACGTTCGCTGGTCGAATGGCGCACCGCTGGTGGCGCGTGACTTCGTCGTGGGCTGGCGGCGCGCGCTGCAGGGCCGCGAGCGCGGAGAGATGGCGGACCTGGAGGGGGCCTCCGAGGCGCTGGCGCTCCAGGAGCAGGGCGCGCCGGAGGCTGAGGTTCGCGCCGCGTTGGAGCGCGTGGGCGTGGAGGCCGTGGACGCGCACACGCTTCGGGTGACGCTGGCGCGGCCGCGCAGCTACTTCCTGGCGCGCGTGGCCAACGTGTACCTGTTCTATCCGGCGCCCTCGGCGGACCTGGAGGGGAAGTCGGACGAGGAGGTTCGGGACTACTTCGACCGTCCGCGCGATGGCCGGCCACTGGCGCTGGGGCCTTACCGCGTCGAGCGGTGGGACCGCGCGGGGGAGCGGGTGCGGCTGGTCCATAACCCGGCTTCGGCCTTTCCAGCGCCGATGGCAGAAGGGGAGACGCCCGTTCCGGTCATCACGCTGATGAAGTCGGAAATCGGCCCGGCGCTGTACGAGCGGGAGCGGGTGGACTTCGTCTTCGTGGACAGCGCCGCGGCGCTGCGCATCCACCGGCCGGACGACTTGCGCCGCGAGCCGTTGCTGTCCACGTACTTCCTGGCCTTCAACACGGAGAAGGCGCCGCTGGACAGGCCCGAGGTGCGGCGCGCGCTGTCCCGGGCGTTGGACCGCGAGGCGCTACTGGCGGGGTTGCTGCCCGCGGCGCGGCCGTCTCATGTGTTGCTGCCGCCGGAGCTGCCGGGGGCCGCGACGACGGAGCAGGCCGCGCGGCTGCCGCACGATGCGCCGGAGCAGGCTCGGGCGGAGCTGGCGGGTGTGGCGGGGCTGGAGCGGCCGTTGCGGCTCGTCTACCGGTCAGGGGATGGATTCGTTCCCGAGGTGGCCATCGCGGAGCGGGTGGCCGCGCAGTTCGCGCGCGTGGGCGTGCGGGTGGTGCTGGAGGCGCGCTCGGATTTCTCGGCGGAGATTTCCCGGCGCTCTGCGCGGGGGCCTCGCACGTATGACTTGTACCTGAGGCGCCTGGGGGCGGATTACGCGCACCCGAATACGTTCTTCACGCTGTTCGAGCGTGAGGGCAATCACCAGACGGGGTGGGAGACGCAGTCGGGCGGCGAGCCCATGGCGCGCTTCGAGCGACTGCTGGAGGCAGGGGACGGCGCGCCGGACGAGGCGAGTGCCCACGCGTCATATGTCCAGGCGCAGGAGGTGTTGGTGGGGGAACAGGCGGTGATAGCGCCCCTGTACCATCCGGACCGTTACTACCGCGCGCGCGAGCGGCTGCGCGGACTGGACGTGGACCCCTTCAACTTCCTGGCGCTGCGCGCGCTTCGCTTGGGGCCGACGCTCGATGCCTCCCGTGCGGGGGAGTCGCCGTGA
- a CDS encoding response regulator produces the protein MSLTPSEELATSTELDTREREERTDLLKLEPVRGAVLVVEDDPSHREILVELLAGWGYEPLPVGSAEEAEFAVRNKRMDAAVVDVFLPGRSGATLMSRLRERFPQSVLIGVSAMSDAAMARKCKGLGADLFIGKPLDPERLAEALQSRHTSWH, from the coding sequence ATGTCCCTGACGCCCAGCGAAGAGCTTGCCACCTCCACCGAACTCGACACCCGCGAGCGCGAGGAGCGCACGGACTTGCTCAAGCTGGAGCCCGTGCGCGGCGCGGTGCTCGTCGTCGAGGATGACCCGTCCCACCGTGAAATCCTGGTGGAGCTGCTGGCGGGCTGGGGCTACGAGCCCCTGCCCGTGGGCAGCGCCGAGGAGGCCGAGTTCGCCGTGCGCAACAAGCGCATGGACGCCGCCGTCGTCGACGTCTTCCTGCCCGGCCGCAGCGGCGCCACGTTGATGTCGCGGCTGCGCGAGCGCTTCCCCCAGTCCGTCCTCATCGGCGTCAGCGCCATGAGCGACGCGGCCATGGCGCGCAAGTGCAAGGGCCTGGGCGCGGACCTCTTCATCGGCAAGCCCCTGGACCCGGAGCGGCTTGCCGAGGCCCTCCAGTCCAGGCACACGAGTTGGCATTGA
- a CDS encoding ABC transporter permease subunit, protein MSRVPVRARVGLALLVGLGLLSLVAGRLFPEALASTCPLGMDPTRPDRTVCELAFGGLWVSLAVGLAAGALSTAIGLTVAAVARLSGGAVEQTLLRAVDAVFALPDVLVVMVLQLAGQSLSDAGAGGGLGPFGLMVVSLALVGWAGPARMFRNRLATLESQEYVAASRALGGGGLHLLRVHLWPALRPFALAVFLSRLPAAILTESTVSFFGIARMEPMSLGRYLGTSYAALIYEGGGRVVLPAWALLVLLVLGASLASQALSGAPRRAS, encoded by the coding sequence ATGAGCCGCGTTCCCGTGCGCGCCCGCGTTGGCCTGGCGCTCCTCGTGGGCCTGGGCCTGCTCAGCCTCGTGGCGGGGCGGCTCTTCCCCGAGGCCCTGGCCAGCACCTGTCCGCTGGGCATGGACCCCACGCGCCCGGACCGCACCGTCTGCGAGCTCGCCTTCGGCGGACTCTGGGTCTCCCTCGCCGTGGGGCTCGCGGCGGGCGCGCTCTCCACCGCGATTGGCCTCACCGTGGCCGCCGTGGCGCGGCTGTCCGGCGGCGCGGTGGAGCAGACGTTGCTGCGCGCCGTGGACGCCGTCTTCGCCTTGCCGGACGTGCTGGTGGTGATGGTGCTCCAGCTCGCGGGGCAGTCGCTCTCCGACGCGGGAGCGGGCGGCGGCCTGGGCCCCTTCGGATTGATGGTCGTCTCGCTGGCCCTGGTGGGCTGGGCGGGGCCCGCGCGCATGTTCCGCAACCGACTGGCGACGCTCGAGTCCCAGGAGTACGTGGCCGCGTCCCGGGCGCTCGGCGGAGGCGGACTGCACTTGCTGCGCGTCCACCTGTGGCCCGCGCTGCGGCCCTTCGCGCTCGCGGTGTTCCTGTCGCGGCTCCCCGCCGCCATCCTCACCGAGTCCACCGTGAGCTTCTTCGGCATCGCCCGGATGGAGCCCATGTCCCTGGGCCGCTACCTGGGCACCAGCTACGCGGCCCTCATCTACGAGGGCGGCGGCCGGGTCGTGCTGCCCGCCTGGGCGCTGCTCGTGCTGCTGGTGCTCGGCGCCTCGCTCGCCTCCCAGGCGCTCTCCGGGGCACCTCGCAGGGCGTCCTGA
- a CDS encoding ABC transporter permease subunit, which produces MRAIAQRLLRQVVLVPVVAVASYFLMASLPLTMETDAKRQVSRELAASYRRDLGIGEPLGFLRPWEKLFRGERLGTSAQGITGDELLTKLSGSVGVGLMALPLALTWALGFALLRTRWRKGQWAALGDVVPAVAFGTPVFIPALLLAPGVVERGHLLPELCAALVTSIWPGIFLGTLVGDSLEAELSRDYVRTALGKGLSRAAVLRRHVLPNVWPAMLDAVGPVATSLLAGSFAAERVLGLPYFGQLYVLAVLNKQVAVVVVATTTFATLLVVVSLAVEVLRYAVDPRSREASA; this is translated from the coding sequence ATGAGGGCCATCGCCCAGCGGCTGTTGCGGCAGGTGGTGCTGGTGCCCGTCGTGGCCGTGGCGTCGTACTTCCTCATGGCCTCGCTTCCGCTGACCATGGAGACGGACGCGAAGCGGCAGGTGTCGCGTGAGCTCGCGGCCTCGTACCGGAGGGATTTGGGCATCGGCGAGCCGCTGGGCTTCCTGCGCCCGTGGGAGAAGCTCTTTCGCGGCGAGCGTCTGGGCACGAGCGCCCAGGGCATCACCGGCGATGAGCTGCTGACGAAGCTGTCTGGCAGCGTAGGCGTGGGCTTGATGGCGCTGCCACTCGCGCTGACGTGGGCCCTGGGCTTTGCCTTGCTTCGGACACGGTGGAGGAAAGGCCAGTGGGCCGCGCTCGGTGACGTGGTGCCCGCTGTGGCCTTCGGAACACCCGTCTTCATCCCCGCGCTACTGCTCGCGCCTGGCGTGGTGGAGCGTGGGCATCTGCTGCCGGAATTGTGCGCGGCGCTGGTGACGTCCATCTGGCCCGGCATCTTCCTGGGCACGCTCGTGGGCGACTCGCTGGAAGCGGAGCTGTCGCGCGACTACGTGCGCACCGCGTTGGGCAAGGGCCTGTCGCGCGCCGCGGTGCTGCGCCGTCACGTTCTGCCCAACGTGTGGCCCGCGATGCTGGACGCCGTGGGGCCAGTGGCCACGTCGCTGCTTGCCGGTTCTTTCGCCGCGGAGCGCGTCCTGGGCCTGCCGTACTTCGGCCAGCTCTACGTCCTGGCCGTGCTCAACAAGCAGGTGGCCGTCGTCGTCGTCGCCACCACCACCTTCGCGACCCTCCTCGTCGTCGTGAGTCTCGCGGTGGAGGTGCTGCGCTACGCCGTGGACCCGCGCTCCCGGGAGGCCTCGGCATGA
- a CDS encoding DUF2914 domain-containing protein, with translation MVTATRHNAPENPDEASAEVPNAGPAVEANVPVAEPPAAVALTDTVLPAQAPGVAVDPDDLVDTTKTPTLMDKVQQFRARHEKWEMAAFFFGGFIYDVLTISRIDDTLTLAQNFGYLLVLTGLLLLEQRYPDGVEPPKFLQKVWRWREDGIHFLLGSLLSAFMLLLFKSTSGALPYLFVVGLFALLAANELPLFRKLGPVMRMVLLSLCVTMYFVCLLPVVLGRMGFWVFLLAVAVGCASIYGVMRLIRRWRPDNRYLLRNVAIPGFGVQAALLGLYLVGVIPPLPVAVQFAGIYHQVERVSPGVYHLSSVDSGAWYKPWTWGGPDFLMQPGDKPYYFFRIFAPKHFQSYKVRVRWYFDDPQKGWTTYGNGFMATVSSNGTDGGYRFYATTSNLKPGKWRVVLETEDGHEIHRLNFTAGPDANPQPRVFDVAVSTLKDVKPLALSEWQERAAAAAAKPATAAPKPK, from the coding sequence GTGGTCACCGCTACCCGTCACAACGCCCCTGAGAATCCGGACGAAGCCTCCGCCGAGGTGCCCAACGCGGGCCCCGCCGTCGAGGCGAACGTCCCCGTCGCAGAGCCCCCTGCCGCCGTCGCCCTGACGGACACCGTGTTGCCGGCCCAGGCGCCGGGCGTGGCGGTGGACCCGGACGACCTGGTCGACACGACGAAGACGCCCACCCTCATGGACAAGGTGCAGCAGTTCCGCGCCCGCCATGAGAAGTGGGAGATGGCCGCCTTCTTCTTCGGCGGCTTCATCTACGACGTCCTCACCATCAGCCGCATCGATGACACGCTGACGCTGGCGCAGAACTTCGGCTACCTGCTGGTCCTCACGGGGCTGCTGCTGCTGGAGCAGCGCTACCCGGACGGCGTGGAGCCGCCGAAGTTCCTGCAGAAGGTCTGGCGCTGGCGCGAGGACGGCATCCACTTCCTCTTGGGGAGTCTGCTCAGCGCGTTCATGCTGCTGCTCTTCAAGAGCACGTCGGGCGCGCTGCCCTACCTGTTCGTGGTGGGCCTCTTCGCCCTGCTGGCGGCCAACGAGTTGCCCCTGTTCCGCAAGTTGGGCCCCGTCATGCGCATGGTGCTGCTCAGCCTGTGCGTGACGATGTACTTCGTCTGCCTGCTCCCGGTGGTGCTGGGGCGCATGGGCTTCTGGGTCTTCCTGCTGGCCGTCGCCGTGGGCTGCGCGAGCATCTACGGGGTGATGCGCCTCATCCGGCGCTGGCGGCCGGACAACCGGTACCTGCTTCGCAACGTGGCCATCCCCGGCTTCGGCGTGCAGGCCGCGCTGCTGGGGCTGTACCTGGTGGGCGTGATTCCGCCGCTTCCGGTGGCCGTGCAGTTCGCGGGCATCTACCACCAGGTGGAGCGGGTGAGCCCGGGCGTCTACCACCTGTCCTCGGTGGACTCCGGCGCCTGGTACAAGCCGTGGACGTGGGGCGGGCCGGACTTCCTGATGCAGCCGGGAGACAAGCCCTACTACTTCTTCCGCATCTTCGCGCCGAAGCACTTCCAGTCGTACAAGGTCCGCGTGCGCTGGTACTTCGACGACCCGCAGAAGGGCTGGACGACGTACGGCAACGGCTTCATGGCCACCGTCAGCAGCAACGGCACGGACGGCGGCTACCGTTTCTACGCGACGACGTCCAACCTGAAGCCCGGCAAGTGGCGCGTGGTGCTGGAGACGGAGGACGGGCACGAAATCCACCGTCTCAACTTCACCGCCGGCCCGGACGCGAACCCGCAGCCCCGCGTCTTCGACGTCGCCGTATCCACGCTCAAGGACGTGAAGCCCCTGGCGCTGTCGGAGTGGCAGGAGCGGGCCGCGGCCGCGGCGGCGAAACCCGCCACCGCCGCGCCGAAGCCGAAGTAG
- the grxD gene encoding Grx4 family monothiol glutaredoxin yields MTPELKARLEQETRSHKIVLFMKGNALFPQCGFSARALQLLQPLGEVHTVDVLADPEIRQGIKDFTNWPTIPQIFINGQFVGGSDILMELAERGELADLVAGKSPA; encoded by the coding sequence ATGACGCCCGAACTCAAGGCCCGGTTGGAGCAGGAGACCCGGTCGCACAAGATTGTGCTCTTCATGAAGGGCAATGCCCTCTTCCCCCAGTGCGGCTTCTCCGCGCGGGCGCTGCAGCTGCTGCAGCCCCTGGGTGAGGTCCACACGGTGGACGTGCTCGCGGATCCGGAGATTCGCCAGGGCATCAAGGACTTCACCAACTGGCCCACCATCCCCCAGATTTTCATCAACGGGCAGTTCGTCGGCGGCTCCGACATCCTCATGGAGCTGGCCGAGCGCGGTGAGCTGGCCGACCTGGTCGCGGGCAAGAGCCCGGCCTAG